DNA sequence from the Brevundimonas sp. NIBR10 genome:
GATCCCGACGCCGCACTGAGCGAGGCGCTCGCCGGAGCCCGCGCCGTGATCGATCTCGACACCCCCAAGCCCTGGTGGGGTCGGCTTCTGGCCCGGCCCGAGCTGCGGATCATCGCCGCCCTGCCCGACGATGCGCTGGGCCTGCCGCGCGCCCTGATGGTCTCGAAGGAAACCTCCGGTCCTACCGGCGACGACCGCACCTTCTGGATCACCGACAGCGCTCAGTCGGAAGCCCCGCTGACCGCCGCCCTGGCCGAGGTCGGCCTGTCGGGCCATCTGCTCGTCGCGGCGGGCGGGTTGAAGCTGGTGGTGCTGGCGGGCTATGTGCAGGCCCAGGACGGGCGGCTTTCGGCAGCCCCCGGCGCCCTCAAGGGCGTGATCGGCGCCGCCCCCGTATACTGAGAACCGCCCGCCATGACCGACACGCTCGCCCCGACACCCAAGCCCGGCATCCTCGACATCGCCCCCTATGTCGGCGGCAAGGCCTCCATCGCCGGCATCGCCGAGCCGATGAAGCTGTCGTCCAACGAGAATTCTCTGGGTGCCGGCGCCCTGGCGCGCGAGGCCTTCGCCGCCTCCCTGTCCAAGATCCACATCTACCCCGACGGCCACGCCCTGAAGCTGCGCGCCGGGGTCGCCGACCACTATGGGCTGGAGCCCGGGCGGCTGATCTTCGGCAATGGTTCGGACGAGGTCTTCGCCCTGCTGAACCAGGTCTATCTGACGGCCGGTGACAATGTCGTGGTCAGCCAGTACGGCTTCCTCGCCTACCAGATCAGCGCCAAGGGCTGCGAGGCCGAGGTCCGTCAGGCCCCCGAGACGAACTACAAATGCGATGTCGAGGCCATGCTGGCCCTGGTCGATGACCGGACCCGGCTAGTCTACATCTCCAGCCCGTCCAACCCGACCGGCAGCTACAACACCGGGGAGGAGATTCGCCGCCTGCACGCAGGCCTGGCCTCGAACGTCATCCTGGTCGTCGACGAGGCCTATGCCGAATACGTCGCCGCGCCGGACTGGGAAACCAGCCTGCCGCTGGCCCGGGACGCCGCCAATATCGTGGTCACCCGTACCTTCTCCAAGATCCACGGTCTGGGCGGCCTGCGCATCGGTTTCGGCTATGCGCCTCTGGCCGTGTGCCAGGCGGTCGATCGCATCCGCCTGCCGTTCAACGTCAACTGCGCGGGCCTCGAAGCGGCCCTCGCCGCCCTGTCCGACGAGGCCCACCAGAAGGCATCCCGCGACCTGGTCCAGACCTGGCTTCCCCGCCTGACCCAGGCCATCCGGGGCTTCGGGTTCGAGGTCCTGCCCAGCGTGGGCAACTTCATCCTGGTCATCTTCCCCGAAGAGGGCCGCACAGCCTCGGCCGCCAATGAGCATCTGATGAGCCGGGGCATCATCGTCCGCGCCGTCGGCGGCTACGGTCTGCCCAATGCGCTGCGCATCACGATCGGCACCGAAGACCAGAACCGCGCCGTCCTGGACGCGCTCAGCGAGTTCGCGGCGGGCTGATCGTCACGCCGCCTTGCGCGGTCGCCCGCCCTTGGCCCCGTTGGCCCGGGCGGCGGCGGCCTTGGCTGGGGTGCTGACGCTGCCGGCGCGACTGGCCCACAGGGCGTCCATATATTTGCGATTGCCGAAATGGCCGGAGACCAGACCTGCGACCGAATAGTGGATGTCGGCCTCTTCCCACTCCAGGCCCGAACCGAAAGACCCCAGCAGCTGGACCTTGGCGATCTCTTCGGGCGGCAGGTCGCGCACGTCCTGGATCAGACTGGCGGGGATGGCGAAGGTGCAGCCGTTGGTCAGGTCGATGATCAGCCGCCCGGACTCCGCGTCATAGCGCACGGCTGACGCATGGGGGTCCTTGAGCAAGGATTCCTCGCCGCGCCGGGTTGCCGCCTCGAACTCGGCGTCTGTGACCTCAGCCATGCTTCGCCTTCATCTCCTGTCGGCTTTCGACCAGCTTTCAAGTCCGAACCGACGGCCCGTGCCCGAGCCTCACAAGGATCGAGTCGGGACGCCCAAATTTACCATCGTCATCCTCGCCCTTGTGGCGAGGATCCAGACTCACCGGCGGCTGGATGGGGCACGATGCTGAGTACGCACGCGCGACCCGGGTGAACTTCTACAAACCGAGTGTCTGGATCCTCGCCACAAGGGCGAGGATGACGCCAGCGAAAATAACCCATCATGTTGGGTTTTTCAACAGCGCCGTCGACGCCCCCTCGATCCGCTCCTCCAGCAGAGCCATGAATTCCGCTCGCTTCAGCCCCGCCGGGATCACTGGCAGGAACTCATAGACCACCGTCCCCGGCGTCCGCCTGAACCCCTTGGCGTGCCAGTGCGCGCCCGAGTTGGTGGCCATGGGGACGCACGGACTGTCGAGGTCGCGGTACAGGGCGGCGATGCCGGGCTTGTAGTCGGGCGCGGCGCCGGGCAGGCCGCGCGTGCCTTCGGGGAAGATCAGGATCTGGCGACCCTCGCCGAACCGGGCGCGGGCCTGGCGCACCATGTCCTTCAGCGCCTTGGAATGGGCCGAGCGATCGACCGCGATCATCTTGGTCTTCCAGGCGAACCAGCCGAAGAAGGGCAGGGGCATCAGCTCCTTCTTCATCACGAAACAGTTGTCGGGCAGGAAGGCGAAGGGCGCGATGACGTCCAGCATGCCCTGGTGCTTGGACGCGATCAGGGCGGCGCCCACCGGCCGATGTTCGAGGCCCCGCACCTCGACCCGGACCCCCGCGATCCAGCGCAGGCCGAACAGCACGAACCGCGCCCACATCCGGATCACCGTCATCGGCGCTCGATAGGGCAGCAGCAGCACCGGCGACAGGGCGACGGCAAAGATCGCCATCGACAGATACAGCCAGGCGACGAACAGCAGCGACCGGATCGTGGTCACGCGGCCTTCTCCGACTGCGCCGTCTCCGGCTCGGCGGGCGTGGGCGTCAGAGTCTCGCGCTCGCGGTGCCGGCCGGTGATCCGGTGCATTCCCTCGCGGCCCAGGACGGCAAGATATTTCATGTATTCCAGCGTCATCCGCCGCGCCGTCACCGCCGCCTTCCACCAGCGCGTATTGTCCAGCGACGGCGTCTCGACCGCATAGGGATGCAGCCGGATGCCCGGGGCCACGCTGCGGATCTCCACCAGCGAACGCGGCATGTGATAGTCGGATGTCACCACGATCAGGTCGTCATAGCCATGCGACCGGGCCCAGGCGGCGATCTCCTGGGCATTGCCCTCGGTGTCCTCGGCCTCGAACCCCAGGTCGACGCAGCAGTTGAACAGCCGGTTCGAGCCCGGCGTCAGGGCTCGCAGTTCCTGGCGGCGGACCTCCTTGTTGACGCCCGAGATCAGCACCCGGTCGCCCTTGCCCTGGTCCAGCAGGCGGATGGCGGCGTTGACCCGTTCGGCCGAGGGTCCGGTCAAGGCGACGATGGCGTCGGCCCGTGCTGGAGGATCCGCCGGCGTCAGGCCGCGCACCCGGTCCGCAAAGGCGAACAGGCCGACCACCCAGACCAGGGCGACGATGCCGATAAGCGTCAGAAACTTCATCTGATCTCCCTATCGTCAGGCCCTGCGGCCGCCAAGTGTTCCGAACACGGCGATTCTGGCCGCCACAAGCGCCACCGTAGCGGCCAGCAGGGGACATGGCGAGAGCCACAGCACGTCGCTCCAGGCCAAGGGCAGGGCGGCGGTCAGACCCGCCTCTCCGCCCAGCGCCCGCAACCCTGCCACAAGGGCCGCCGCCGCACCCGCCCCGACCAGTCCGGCCCCCGCCGCCAGCAGGCCGAAGCGCCGCTGGAACAGCCAGGCGATGCCGCTCTCGGTCGCCCCCGACAGGCTCAGGGTCTCGATCACGGCCGATTGCGCCTTCATCCCCGCCCGGGTCGCATAGACGATGGCCGCCCCGGCCGCGCCTGCAGTCAACAAGAACCCCGCCAGGGCCATGGCGGTGATCAGGTTCGCCGCCCCCTCGACCTCGCCGCGCCACAGGGAATGATCGTCCACACTGGCGTCCAGCCCGGCCTGGGCCAACGCCCGGCTGAGCACCACGGCCGAGGCGGGCGCCTCCCGGTCCAGACGCACGGTGACCAGAAACGGCAGGGGCAGGTCGGGCAGGGCCGCCTCGCCCAGCCAGGGCCGCAGCAGGTCCTCCGCGGTCTTGCGATCCATGGCCACGGCCTCCTCGACGCCGTCGACCCCGGCCAGGGTCTCGGCGGCGCGTGCGGCGGCGGCGGGGCCGGTCTCGCCGACGCGGGGCCGCACCTGGACGGTCGCCTCGGCCCTCAGCTCCCCGGCCCAGCCCCTTGCCGCCCGGTCGGCCGCCATCGCTCCGACAGCGGCCAGACAGGCCATGAAACACAGGACCGCGATCACCGCCGCCAGCCAGCTCTCGCCGGCCGCATCGCGCGGCAACAGACCCGGACGGCTGGGGAAGGGCGACTTCATGCGACCGCTCCGGTCAGCCTGCCGCGATCCAGCCGCAGCCGCCGCGCGCCCGACCGCTCGGCCAGGGCCTCGTCATGGCTGGCGATCAGCACCGTGGCCCCCAGCCGGTTCAGCGACTGGAACAGCATCAGCAGCTTGTCCGCCATGGCCTTGTCCACGCTGCCCGTCGGCTCGTCAGCGATGATCAGTTCGGGATTGCCCATGACGGCCCGCGCAATGGCCAGACGCTGTTTCTCCCCGCCCGACAACTGCGGCGGCCGGGCATCCATCCGCTCGCCCAGACCCACCCAGCGCAGCATCTCCTCGACGTCGGCATCGTACGACCCGGCCTTGCGGCCCGAGACCCGCAGGGTCAGGGCCGCGTTCTCGAACAGGTCCAGGTGGTCCAGCAGCCGGAAATCCTGGAACACCACCCCCATCCGCCGCCGGAAAGCCGGGGCCGATGCACGCGGCAGGTCGGTCACCTCCTGACCGAACAGGGCGATCCGGCCCGCCGTCGGCCGCTCGGCCAGGGTCAGCAACCTCAGCAGAGACGACTTTCCGGCCCCGGACGGCCCGGTAAGGAAGTGGAAAGAGCCCCGGGGCAATATGAGGTTAACGTCCCGCAGCACGTCGGGCGAATCGGCATAGCCGAAACCCACCCCCGCTAGGCGGACGGTTTCGGACGCGGGTTCATCGGCGGCGGCGAGACGGGGCGGAGCAGTCATTTTTTCTAATGGACCGGGGCAAAGCCCCGACGGGAGGGGGCTGAGAAAGCTCCGCAGTCAGACCGCATGATACTGACCTGTCCGTCCTGCGCCACCAGCTATTTCACGCCCGATGAAGCGATCGGCGCGACCGGCCGTCGCGTCCGCTGCCGCACCTGCGCCCACACCTGGCACGCCAGCCTGGCCGACGAGCCGCTCGAGCTGTCCGAACCCGCCGATCCCGCCACCACGGTCCAGGCGGGCTTCGGCAAGCGGGATGAAGTCCCCGAGACCCTGGCCGAGACGCCCGCCCCCGAACTGCCCAAGGTCTTCCGCGCACGGGCCGAGGAACAGCGCCGCGTCCGCCGCGCCGCCACCCACGGTGCCGTCTGGGCCGGTCTGGCCAGCGTCTTCGTCGGCATCCTGGGGGCCGCCTGGCTGTTCCGGGTCGAGGTGGTGGACCTGTATCCGCGTGCCGCCGGCGCCTATGCCATGGTCGGCTCGCCCGTGAACCGTACCGGGCTGACGTTCGAGGCCATGGCCATCAAGGTCGCCCCCTATGATCCGGGCAAGGTCATCGTCTCGGGCGCGATCCGCAACATCCGCGACAAGGAGATCGTCTCGCCCGCCATCCGCGTCGCCCTGCTGGATGCTCACGGGGCCGAGATCGGCTTCAAGATCATCACCATCGACGCCGCCCCGGTCCTGCCCGGCGGGGTCCAGGGTTTCGCCGCCGTCGTCGCCGATCCGGGCCAGAAGATCGTCGGCATCGGCGTCGATTTCGTCGACGAAAGCCGCACCGCCAAGGCCGCCGAGGCCGGCCACGGCGACGACGACAAGGCCGGGCACGGCGACGACCATGCAGCCCCCGCCGACCACGCCGCCGATCCCCACGCCGCACCCGAGCACGGCGATGCCTCCGCCGACGCCGCTCATGCGCCGGTCCAGCGCCCGCTTCCGACCGCCGACGACCACGGCGCCCTGCGGCCTGCCATCAGCCACGAGGTCAATACGCCCCCGGCCCTGACCCCGGTCGACGCCCATCCCGTCGCCGCCCATCCCGCCCCGGCCGCCGCCGCCCATCACTGACCTCGAGGGGCGTCGCGCGCAGCCCGGCGCTCGACAGACGCCCCCGTCAGGCGGTATCGGCGGTCATGGCTCCTTCCTCCCCCCCGACGGCCGCCCCTGAAATCCTGCTGTCCGAGGCGGAGATCGCCCGGGTCGTCGCCGATCTGGCCGCCCGCATCGCCCCCGTCATCGACGACGAGACGGTCGCGGCGGTGCTCTTGACCGGCGGTCTGTGGTTCGCCGCCGACCTGACGCGGGCCCTGTCGCGGATCGGACGCAACGTCCGCTTCGACGCCCTGTGGCTCGCGTCCTACGGTGACGAGAAGACCAGCCGGGGCCGGATCGACGTCCATGCCCCGTTCCAGCGCTCGCTTCAGGGCCGCAAGGTGCTGATCCTCGACGACGTCTTCGACACAGGCCTGTCGCTCGCCGAATCCGTCCGCATCGCGAAAGAGGCCGGCGCGGCCGAGGTCCTGACCTGCGTCTTCGCCAGGAAGCCCTTCCCCCTGCCGCGCGCGCCGGAGCCCGACTTCGTCGGCTGGGCCGCCCCCGACCGGTTCCTGGTCGGCTACGGCCTCGACAACGCCGGCGCCCTGCGCGGACTGCCCGACATCTGCGCCCTGGATTGAGGGTGGACCCATCCGCGTCGTCCCGCGTTGGACGGGATGCGCACCGCTGACCAATGTCTGGCCAAGGCCCGCGAAATGGACCAGAGGGCCGCCGCGAACACGGGCGACGGCCCGGAATGGCGCGCTATGGCCGACCATTGGCGCAACCTCGCCAATGAGGCCTTGTGGCAGGAGATGTCGGGCATCCAGCCGACACCTGGACCAGCCCCCTAGATTTATCCGACTCCGAACGTCCAGTGGCGTACAGCTTGCTTGTCGGCCGGGGATTTCCCGCGCCGCGCGGACCTTTTTGACAGCGATGACGACGCCGATCCCCGGAATCGAGGACGCGCAGACGCTTGCTCAGGCGATCGTCGACACCATCCATGAGCCCCTCGTGGTTCTGGACGCGCGGTTCCGTGTCCTGCTGGCCAGCCGGGCCTTCTACGCCACCTTCCAGGTCGACCCCGCCCAGACGGTCGGTCGACTGCTCTACGATCTCGGCGACGGGCAGTGGAACATTCCGGCCCTGCGCCTGCTGCTTGAGACCATCATCCCCGAGCACACGGCCATGGACGGGTTCGAGGTCGATCACGACTTTCCGGGCCTGGGCCGGCGCACCATGCTGCTGAACGCCCGCATGGTCGTGTATGACACCAGCCCCAACACCACCATCCTGCTGGCCTTCACCGACATCACCGCCCGCCGGGTGATCGAGCGCGAGAAAGCCGACCTGCTGGAACGCACCGAGGAACTGCTGCGCCAGAAGCAGATCCTGCTTCAGGAGATGCAGCACCGCGTCGCCAACAGTCTGCAGATCATCGCCAGCATCCTGCTGATCAAGGCTCGCGCGGTGACCTCGGAGGAGACACGCGACCACCTCAAGGACGCGCATCAACGGGTCCTGTCGGTCGCCGAGGTCCAGTCGCACCTGCACGCCTCGGGCGGTCTGGACCGGATCGCGGTCGGCTCCTACCTGACCAAGCTGTGCGACAGCCTGGGTGCGTCCATGATCGCGGACATCCAGCCCATCGACATCCGGGTCATTGCCGACGACGGCATGATCGGCTCGGACAAGGCGGTCTCGATCGGGCTGATCGTCACCGAATTGGTCATCAACGCCATCAAGTACGCCTTCCCCGAGCCCCTGGCCGATGCACACGTCGAGGTGCGCTATGAAAGCGCAGGCGAGGCCTGGTCCCTGGTCGTGTCGGACAACGGCGTCGGCAAGGCGGACATCGCGGCCCCGGCCACCGGCGGTGGCCTCGGCACAGCGATCGTCGAGGCCCTGGTCAGACAGCTGGACGCCCATATCGAGGTCGCGTCCCGGCCGGGCATGACGGTAACGATCCGCCACGGCGACGTTTGAGCCCGGGCGTCAGGCATCAGGTGTCGGGCGTCGGGCGTCAGTCCCCGGTGAACACCCCGGTCCGCTTCTCCAGCACCGCCGTCACCCCCTCGATATGGTCGTCGGTCAGATGGGCCAGGGCCTGCATGGCGGCGGAATATTCCAGCGTCTGGTCGAAGGTCATGTCCCGGCCCTGACGCAACAGGGTCTTGGCCATGCGCAGGGCACGCGGCGGCATGGCGGCGACCTGGGCCGCCGTGGCCATCGCCTCGTTCATCAGGGCCTCATGCGGCACCACCCGGTTGACCAGCCCCCAGGAATCCGCCGTCTCTGCATCGATCGCTCGAGCCGTGAACAGCATCTCGGCGGCGCGGACATAGCCGATATTGCGCGGCAACAGCCACGACCCGCCGTCACCGGGAATGATGCCCAGCTTCAGGAAGGGCACGCCGAAACTGGCCCGGTCCGAAGCGATACGGATGTCGGCCAGCCCCGCGATGTCGCACCCCAGGCCGAACGCCGGCCCGTTCACCGCCGCGATCAGCGGAACCTCCAGTCCATAGAAGGCCCTCACGATCCGGTGGACGACGCGCCGGTACTGCTCGCGGATCGCCGCGCCCGATCCGGCGAACATCTCGCCCCGCGCCTTCATGGCATTCAGGTCACCGCCGGCCGAAAAGGCCCGCCCGGCCCCGGTCAGGACCACGCACCGGACCTCGAGATCGGCGTTAATGGCCTCACAGACACCTGCCACCTCGTCGCCGTCGGTCAGGTCGGGCAGGGCGTTCAGCCGCTCGGCGCGGTCCAGGGTCAGGACCACCACCGATCCGCCGCCCGGCTGGGTCAGCCGCTCCTGGGTGATCAGGGCCATGGTCGTCTCCGGAATTGCAAAGCCCCGGCCTTTTCGGGACCGGGGCTTCGATGTGCAAGTCGGGATGTGACGCCTTCTGGCGTCCGGCGGCCTATCGGGGCCGCTTGATCTCGATCGGCACGAAGTTCGACGGATGGCTGACCACGCGATCGTTCGCGCGGTTCTGTCGGTTCGAGTTCACCAGCATCCCGCCCCAGAAGGCAAAGGACGTCATGGCGTGCTGGAGATTCCTGTCTTTGTCGTTCATCGTTGATGTCTCCTTTCGTTGAACGGGAAAAGAGACACGTCGTGCTCGCAGGGGCTTTCACCCTCTCAGTCGTTTCGCGTCGCATTTTAGATCGCATACGGATGGATAAATTGCAAGAGAAATGGTCCGTCTCCGGAGTGGTTTTCGCATGAGTGTCTTTCTTCTGTGACCGAACCGCCACGCTCCATCGCCACCCCCTGCATCAAGGTCTGCGTCGTCGACGGGGCCTCCAGCCTCTGCCTGGGCTGCCTGCGGACCCTGTCGGAGATCGGCGGCTGGGCCGGTTTCACCGACGCCGAGCGCGCCGGGATCATGGCCGACCTGCCCGACCGCCGCGCCCGGATCGACCCGGCGAAACTGGGCCCGGTGTGAGGTCGGTGAACGGCTCAGCTCGCTAACCGGGCGTCAACCACATCGGTTCACCGCATCCCAACGCAGGCCATGCAGGATGCCCGTGACCGCAGAAGCGGTTCTGTCGCGTGAGCCCGCATGATCCGCTTCGACTTCCAGTCCGCCGCCGTGATGGTGATGGCGACGGCCTCCTCGCTGAGCGTCGCCTTCTGGCTGACCCACACCGACGCCTCGCGCCGCGAGGCCCGGGCCGAGACCGTGCTCGCCGTGCCTGCCGCCGCCCACGCCCCGGCCGCCAAACCCGGAACCGCCCAGGTCATGCGCGCCGCCGACGGCCACTACTGGGCCGAGGCCAGGATCGACGGCCGCGCCGTCCGCGTCCTGGTCGACACCGGGGCCAGTGTCGTGGCCCTGACCCGCGAGGACGCCCTTCGTCTGGGGCTCAAGCTCACGCCCGCCGACTTCACCCGCACCGTCAACACGGCCTCCGGGCCCGCCCGCGCCGCCGCCGTCACCCTCAGTTCGGTGTCGATCGCCTCGGCCGAGGTCCATGACGTCCAGGCCCTGGTCGTCGAGGCGGGCCTGGAGCAGTCGCTGCTGGGCATGAGCTATCTGGGCCGCCTCTCGGCCTTCGAGGCCACCCCTGCGGCCCTCACCCTTCGCCCCTGACGGACGGCCCTGAACGGGGGCCAGTTTCGCAACTTCGCGGCTCCGATCCCTTGCTGCGCAAGGGATTGCTCGATTCTCGACCCCTTCGACCTGGCGCCCCTCGCCCCTGTGTTAGGATGGGCGTCCGGTCTTTGACATTCCACGCCCGCCGTCCCGGTCACGGAGTCCGGACTCAACGGACTCAACGGACTCTGTTTTTGGAGTCCGGACAGTCCGGCGTTTCGGACCATTCAGACCTTTCGGACTCTGTTTTTCGTCGCGTCGACGCGATCAGAGCGCCTTGATGACCACCAGGGCGGCTGTGACCAGCAGATAGACGGCAAACGCCCGCCGCAGCACCCGCTTGTCCAGCCGGTGCGCCAGCCTTGCGCCATAGGGGGCGATCAGGGTGGTCAGCAGCGCCATCAGCACGGCCGCCGGCACATTGACGTATCCGACCGACAGCGGCGGCCGTCCGGGCGCTCCCCAGCCGAACACCGCGAACCCCAGGGTCGCCGCGATCCCGATGGCGATGCCGAAGCCCGAGGCCGTGGCCACCGCCTGATGGATCGGCCGCCCGCACAGGGTCAGCAGCATCCCCCCGAACGAGCCGCCGCCCACCCCCATCATGGCCGACAACAGGCCGATCCCGGTCCCGACCCCGCGCCGTCCCCAGCCTGTCGGCAGGTCCCTGGCCAGGGTGATCCGCTCCGGCAACAGCCCCATCTGTGCCGCCACGACCATCAGGCAGACGCCATAGACGATGGCCAGTCCACCCATGGAGGTGAAGCCCGCTATCCCCGCGCCGACCAGGGCACCCAGCCCGACCCAGGGTGTCCAGGTCTTCAGCACCGCCTCATCGACCGCCCCGTGACTGCGGTGCGCGGCCAGCGACCGCCAGGAGGTCGCCACGATGGTCATCAGCGACGTCCCGATGGCGACGTGCAGATTGCTCTCTCCACCCAGCCCCAGCACGGAAAAGGCATAGAACAGGGCCGGCACGATCACCGTCCCGCCCCCGACCCCGAACAGGCCCGCGATCAGCCCCCCGAACAGCCCCGCCGCGACCACGGCGACCAGCAGGGCGGCGATCTCCGACAGCGGCAGGCCCAGGATCGTCACGCGGACTGTTCGCCCACAACCGGCTCACGCGGCTCGGCCCGACGCGCCTCGGCCTCCCGCACGGCCTCGACGGCCCGGTCGACCACGTCCAGCCCCGCCCCCCTGGCGATGGCTTCGACTGTCAGGATGCGCCGGAACGCCCGGGCCCCCGGTCGGCCGTGCATCAGCCCCAGCATGTGCCGGCTCATGGCGTGCAGGCCGACGCCCTCGTCCAGCCGGGCCGCCAGATAGGGCCGATAGCGGTCGATGGCCTGATACGGATCGACGTCCGCCGTCTCGGCCCCATACAGCCGCCGGTCCACCTGACCCAGCAGGGCCGGCTCGTGATAGGCCGCGCGGCCCAGCATGACCCCGTCCAGCTGCACACCGTCTGCGTCATCGAGGTGGGCCTCGGCGGCGTCCAGCGTGGCGATCCCGCCGTTGATGGAAACGCTCAGATGCGGCCGCTCCCGCTTCAGCCGCCGCACCAGGGCGTAGTCCAGCGGCGGGATGTCCCGGTTCTCCTTGGGCGACAGGCCTTGCAGCCAGGCCATCCGCGCATGGACGATGAAGACCTCGATGCCGACCGCCGCACAGGCGTCCACAGTGGCGAACAGGCTGACCGCCGGATCCTGGTCGTCCACCCCGATCCGGCATTTCACTGTCGCCGGGACCGAGACCGCCCCCTCGATGGCCGCCATACAGTCCGCCACCAGCGCCGGCTCGCGCATCAGACAGGCCCCGAACCGGCCCGACTGGACCCGGTCCGACGGACAGCCGACATTCAGGTTGATCTCGTCATAGCCCATCGCCTCGCCGATCCGGGCCGCCTCGGCGAGCTGTTCCGGGTCCGATCCGCCCAGTTGCAGGGCGACCGGATGCTCGACCGCATCGAACCCCAGCAACCGCTCCCGGTCGCCATGGATCACCGCCGGCGCCGTCACCATCTCGGTATAGAGCAGGGCCTTCGTCGTCAGGGCGCGGTGAAACGCCCGGCAATGCCGGTCGGTCCAGTCCATCATGGGTGCAATGGACAGTCTACGTGCTTGATTTATCAAGTCTTTTCCTATATAAATCAGTGCACACGCGGCATTTCGTGTGCACTTTTCTACGCTACTCCACGACGTTTTTCGCGCCTTTTCGACATCTCATTGCACCCGTTTTGCACCCGAAAAATGGCTTCGATCCGCAGACAAAAATCCGGCCGCTGGCGTGTCCAGGTTCGTCGCAAGGGGAGAGCCCTGAGCGAGACCTTCGTCCGGTATGATGACGCCAAGGTTTGGGCGGTCGAAGCCGAGCGCGAAATCGATCGCGGAGAGTCACCGCGCAAGTCACGGATTTCGAAGCTCACGACCTTCGGCGACCTCATCGACCTGCACATCGCTGACATGAAAGAGGTAGGTAAGGCGCCGGGTCGCTCGAAGGACGCCACGCTCAAAATGTTGAAGCGGGTGCTCGGCAAGCGGAAGCTCGTCGA
Encoded proteins:
- the hisC gene encoding histidinol-phosphate transaminase, with protein sequence MTDTLAPTPKPGILDIAPYVGGKASIAGIAEPMKLSSNENSLGAGALAREAFAASLSKIHIYPDGHALKLRAGVADHYGLEPGRLIFGNGSDEVFALLNQVYLTAGDNVVVSQYGFLAYQISAKGCEAEVRQAPETNYKCDVEAMLALVDDRTRLVYISSPSNPTGSYNTGEEIRRLHAGLASNVILVVDEAYAEYVAAPDWETSLPLARDAANIVVTRTFSKIHGLGGLRIGFGYAPLAVCQAVDRIRLPFNVNCAGLEAALAALSDEAHQKASRDLVQTWLPRLTQAIRGFGFEVLPSVGNFILVIFPEEGRTASAANEHLMSRGIIVRAVGGYGLPNALRITIGTEDQNRAVLDALSEFAAG
- a CDS encoding DUF2442 domain-containing protein, with product MAEVTDAEFEAATRRGEESLLKDPHASAVRYDAESGRLIIDLTNGCTFAIPASLIQDVRDLPPEEIAKVQLLGSFGSGLEWEEADIHYSVAGLVSGHFGNRKYMDALWASRAGSVSTPAKAAAARANGAKGGRPRKAA
- a CDS encoding lysophospholipid acyltransferase family protein, encoding MTTIRSLLFVAWLYLSMAIFAVALSPVLLLPYRAPMTVIRMWARFVLFGLRWIAGVRVEVRGLEHRPVGAALIASKHQGMLDVIAPFAFLPDNCFVMKKELMPLPFFGWFAWKTKMIAVDRSAHSKALKDMVRQARARFGEGRQILIFPEGTRGLPGAAPDYKPGIAALYRDLDSPCVPMATNSGAHWHAKGFRRTPGTVVYEFLPVIPAGLKRAEFMALLEERIEGASTALLKNPT
- a CDS encoding YdcF family protein, which produces MKFLTLIGIVALVWVVGLFAFADRVRGLTPADPPARADAIVALTGPSAERVNAAIRLLDQGKGDRVLISGVNKEVRRQELRALTPGSNRLFNCCVDLGFEAEDTEGNAQEIAAWARSHGYDDLIVVTSDYHMPRSLVEIRSVAPGIRLHPYAVETPSLDNTRWWKAAVTARRMTLEYMKYLAVLGREGMHRITGRHRERETLTPTPAEPETAQSEKAA
- a CDS encoding ABC transporter permease; amino-acid sequence: MKSPFPSRPGLLPRDAAGESWLAAVIAVLCFMACLAAVGAMAADRAARGWAGELRAEATVQVRPRVGETGPAAAARAAETLAGVDGVEEAVAMDRKTAEDLLRPWLGEAALPDLPLPFLVTVRLDREAPASAVVLSRALAQAGLDASVDDHSLWRGEVEGAANLITAMALAGFLLTAGAAGAAIVYATRAGMKAQSAVIETLSLSGATESGIAWLFQRRFGLLAAGAGLVGAGAAAALVAGLRALGGEAGLTAALPLAWSDVLWLSPCPLLAATVALVAARIAVFGTLGGRRA
- a CDS encoding ATP-binding cassette domain-containing protein → MTAPPRLAAADEPASETVRLAGVGFGYADSPDVLRDVNLILPRGSFHFLTGPSGAGKSSLLRLLTLAERPTAGRIALFGQEVTDLPRASAPAFRRRMGVVFQDFRLLDHLDLFENAALTLRVSGRKAGSYDADVEEMLRWVGLGERMDARPPQLSGGEKQRLAIARAVMGNPELIIADEPTGSVDKAMADKLLMLFQSLNRLGATVLIASHDEALAERSGARRLRLDRGRLTGAVA
- a CDS encoding MJ0042-type zinc finger domain-containing protein; amino-acid sequence: MILTCPSCATSYFTPDEAIGATGRRVRCRTCAHTWHASLADEPLELSEPADPATTVQAGFGKRDEVPETLAETPAPELPKVFRARAEEQRRVRRAATHGAVWAGLASVFVGILGAAWLFRVEVVDLYPRAAGAYAMVGSPVNRTGLTFEAMAIKVAPYDPGKVIVSGAIRNIRDKEIVSPAIRVALLDAHGAEIGFKIITIDAAPVLPGGVQGFAAVVADPGQKIVGIGVDFVDESRTAKAAEAGHGDDDKAGHGDDHAAPADHAADPHAAPEHGDASADAAHAPVQRPLPTADDHGALRPAISHEVNTPPALTPVDAHPVAAHPAPAAAAHH
- a CDS encoding phosphoribosyltransferase family protein; the protein is MAPSSPPTAAPEILLSEAEIARVVADLAARIAPVIDDETVAAVLLTGGLWFAADLTRALSRIGRNVRFDALWLASYGDEKTSRGRIDVHAPFQRSLQGRKVLILDDVFDTGLSLAESVRIAKEAGAAEVLTCVFARKPFPLPRAPEPDFVGWAAPDRFLVGYGLDNAGALRGLPDICALD
- a CDS encoding histidine kinase dimerization/phosphoacceptor domain -containing protein, which codes for MTTPIPGIEDAQTLAQAIVDTIHEPLVVLDARFRVLLASRAFYATFQVDPAQTVGRLLYDLGDGQWNIPALRLLLETIIPEHTAMDGFEVDHDFPGLGRRTMLLNARMVVYDTSPNTTILLAFTDITARRVIEREKADLLERTEELLRQKQILLQEMQHRVANSLQIIASILLIKARAVTSEETRDHLKDAHQRVLSVAEVQSHLHASGGLDRIAVGSYLTKLCDSLGASMIADIQPIDIRVIADDGMIGSDKAVSIGLIVTELVINAIKYAFPEPLADAHVEVRYESAGEAWSLVVSDNGVGKADIAAPATGGGLGTAIVEALVRQLDAHIEVASRPGMTVTIRHGDV